A single genomic interval of Phaeodactylum tricornutum CCAP 1055/1 chromosome 5, whole genome shotgun sequence harbors:
- a CDS encoding predicted protein: PLIVCGPSGVGKGTIIQRFMEQRGGDQFFAFTTSHTTRAPREGEVDGVHYHFVSSERMHEFLAQDYFVESAHVHGNYYGTSWQSLRDVQQASINTNTDTSRSMKRPLMDIDVQGVQNIKILEKKPPLGILLRPQYIFIAPPSIAELQVRLVGRGSESPETIQKRVGNAAKEVEYGRRLGNFDKIVTNDDLDRAVEDFDTAVRDLYGL; this comes from the exons CCTCTGATTGTCTGTGGACCGTCCGGGGTCGGCAAGGGTACAATCATTCAGCGATTCATGGAGCAACGGGGTGGCGACCAATTCTTTGCGTTCACGACGTCACACACCACAAGAGCTCCCCGGGAAGGTGAAGTCGATGGGGTTCACTATCACTTTGTCTCGAGCGAACGAATGCACGAATTTCTGGCGCAAGACTACTTTGTCGAATCCGCACACGTACACGGAAACTACTACGGCACATCTTGGCAATCCCTGCGAGACGTTCAGCAAGCATC TATTAATACCAATACCGACACCTCTCGTTCTATGAAACGACCCTTGATGGATATCGACGTACAGGGTGTGCAAAACATCAAGATTCTCGAGAAGAAGCCTCCTCTAGGGATACTACTGCGCCCCCAGTATATTTTCATTGCGCCACCTTCAATTGCGGAGTTGCAGGTAAGACTCGTGGGTAGGGGTAGCGAAAGTCCCGAAACAATTCAAAAGAGAGTAGGAAATGCCGCCAAGGAAGTCGAATACGGCCGGCGGTTGGGAAATTTCGACAAGATTGTGACCAACGATGATCTCGATCGGGCCGTGGAAGACTTTGACACAGCGGTGCGAGATCTGTATGGTCTGTAA
- a CDS encoding predicted protein, protein MKHSQLSSVTDASEQSPLADALPKPGAGPHSQRKPTPSPLPLEWTRVQRKRKLPVNASSSQENAADLDEYCCDDASCRHVIRLRREQQGEPENNAHDQGTPSASHRRYVGKAIFLLHDSNPDWIQGYFFPNGAIKPWGLLAVQQDIDECLQCTAGGYRVVQLTILPFDRTNMIKKQSVAAVEWIGGDMMCLKHPLVQMQGEQLVTGEKAVPTVETIFATLLTKLRSSRESESTTTPVLKLLPDLAIVSGTMQILMPYSDVDDMLW, encoded by the coding sequence ATGAAGCATTCCCAGCTGTCGTCGGTCACGGATGCATCGGAACAGTCACCTTTAGCGGACGCCCTGCCAAAGCCTGGCGCCGGTCCTCATTCCCAGCGGAAACCTACACCAAGCCCGCTTCCTCTGGAATGGACCCGTGTCCAGCGCAAACGCAAGCTTCCAGTGAATGCCTCATCGAGTCAAGAAAATGCTGCCGATCTAGACGAATACTGCTGTGACGACGCTTCCTGTCGTCACGTAATACGGCTCCGACGAGAACAACAAGGGGAACCAGAAAACAACGCTCACGACCAAGGCACTCCGTCGGCATCGCATAGGCGCTACGTAGGGAAGGCTATCTTCCTACTCCACGACAGTAACCCCGACTGGATTCAGGGGTACTTTTTCCCCAATGGTGCGATCAAGCCTTGGGGATTGTTGGCGGTCCAACAAGACATTGACGAATGTCTGCAGTGCACGGCTGGTGGATATCGCGTGGTCCAGCTCACCATTTTGCCGTTTGATCGTACCAACATGATCAAGAAACAGagcgttgctgctgttgaaTGGATTGGTGGTGATATGATGTGTTTGAAACATCCATTGGTCCAAATGCAGGGAGAACAGCTCGTGACGGGAGAAAAGGCGGTACCAACCGTAGAGACCATCTTTGCTACCTTACTAACCAAACTACGGTCGTCCCGGGAATCCGAGTCTACCACCACTCCCGTACTGAAATTGCTTCCGGATCTCGCCATTGTAAGTGGCACAATGCAAATTCTCATGCCGTACTCCGATGTCGACGACATGCTCTGGTAG
- a CDS encoding predicted protein produces the protein MVASGFVDNNVSQSCHVLATAGNDNDINLWRVSFADEEELRNTETPETPIFEHRQLEPSTSIHYICSLSRHEGPVNVVKFSPDGLHLATAGDTGTIIVWSVPVAKRGNGNGRHFWSSIAREADLHMQIVTRTGEGIADVSWSADSKRFLAGSIDHSVFSSWKIVYRNGIDHTHFVQGVAYDPLGVYLASMSSDRTVRVWTRKSPLKKNKQVLRPVNVHSSSVVPPVEQSRNTIVVKQHLFADEPTLQSFFRRLSWTTDGAFLVTPAALYHPPQASEPVYATYLYARHKLDEPYKVLAGLETPSVAVRPNPVLFQLPSGATYNEDCKENQAGMSTCNKPSTSGLPYRSIFAVLTWNTVLIYDTYHDTPLSVVKGLHYANLSDATWSDDGHVLIVSSTDGYVSVLQFALGELG, from the exons ATGGTTGCCTCGGGCTTTGTGGACAATAATGTCTCGCAATCCTGCCACGTCTTGGCTACGGCGGGAAACGACAACGATATTAACCTTTGGAGAGTTTCTTTTGCGGACGAGGAGGAGCTCCGAAACACCGAGACTCCGGAAACTCCTATTTTCGAACACCGACAACTGGAACCTAGTACAAGCATTCATTATATATGCAGTCTGTCACGTCACGAGGGACCCGTCAATGTTGTGAAATTCAGTCCGGACGGACTGCATTTGGCAACCGCCGGCGACACAGGAACCATCATTGTATGGAGTGTTCCGGTAGCGAAACGTGGGAATGGCAACGGTCGCCACTTTTGGTCCAGTATTGCGCGTGAAGCCGATTTGCATATGCAAATTGTGACTCGGACGGGAGAAGGCATTGCCGACGTTTCCTGGAGTGCTGATTCCAAGCGATTCCTTGCTGGTAGTATTGACCACTCCGTTTTTT CCAGTTGGAAGATTGTCTACCGCAACGGAATTGATCACACTCACTTTGTGCAGGGTGTCGCTTACGACCCTCTCGGTGTGTACCTCGCTAGCATGTCCAGCGATCGGACTGTACGGGTGTGGACGCGAAAGTCGCCgctgaaaaagaacaagcaGGTGCTGCGTCCGGTTAATGTACACAGTAGTAGCGTGGTGCCGCCCGTCGAGCAGTCGCGGAAT ACCATCGTCGTGAAGCAACACTTGTTTGCCGACGAACCTACATTACAAAGCTTCTTCCGACGCTTATCATGGACGACGGACGGTGCCTTTTTGGTGACACCGGCGGCCTTGTACCATCCACCGCAGGCA AGCGAGCCCGTGTACGCTACATATCTGTACGCCAGGCACAAACTGGACGAGCCGTACAAAGTTTTGGCCGGACTCGAAACG CCTTCTGTTGCGGTACGGCCAAATCCGGTTCTCTTTCAACTTCCTTCGGGCGCGACCTACAACGAAGACTGTAAAGAAAACCAAGCCGGCATGTCGACATGTAACAAGCCATCTACGTCGGGCTTGCCCTACCGATCTATCTTTGCCGTGCTGACGTGGAACACGGTGCTTATCTATGATACGTATCATGATACCCCACTCTCCGTTGTGAAAGGTTTGCATTACGCCAACCTGTCCGACGCTACTTGGTCGGATGACGGACACGTCCTCATAGTTTCCTCAACGGATGGCTATGTTTCAGTTTTGCAGTTTGCTCTGGGAGAGCTGGGA